AAAATATAACTTTGCGGGAGAGAGAAAAAATATTGTTTTAGCTAAAGATAATGCACCAACGTATTCTAAAGAAGTATTCTTAACTTTTGATGATGGTCCTTCTGTAAATAACACTACAAAGATATTAAATATATTACAACAAAATGGAGTAAAAGCCACCTTTTTTATAGTAGGTGAAAAGGCAAAAGAAAATCCTTCTATATTAAAGCAGATAAGTGACAGCGGTATGAGTATAGGAGTACATACATATTCTCACAATTATAAAGAGATGTACAGCAGTTTGGATGCATATTTAGAGGATTTTCAAGTTTGTAAAAATATAATAAAGAATATAACGGGAAAAGATTCTATAATATTTGTGAGACTTCCAGGTGGGTCAGATAATTTAGCAGCAAGTGTAAGCAATTTAAATATTATAAAGAAGACTTTAAAGGGAAACGGAATGAAGTATGTAGATTGGAACGTGGTCTCAGGGGATGCAGATAAACGTTTTGTGCCCAAAGATATCATAAAACAAAATGTAATAGATGGATGCAAGGACAAAAAAATTGCAGTAGTTTTGATGCATGATTCTTACTATAAAACTTCTACAGTGGAAGCACTGCCAGACATTATAAGTTATTTAAAAAAGGAAGGCTTTGCTTTTAGAACTTTTGATGGTATAACTTTAGAGGAAGAGTTTAGAATGAGGGATAAAGGAATCATTAATAGATGACTAAAATTATAGAGAGTTTCTAAACGAGAAATAAAATTAGTATAAAGGTTGTTTCAAAAATGAAATCTGTTTTAATTTTGAAACAACCTTTTATTTTTACAAATTGAAGGTACTTAACCTAACATAGTGTAATATATATGTTTCAGAAGTAAAACAGTGTATTTAAATCTTAATTGAAAAAGCTTCATATTGTGGGAAAAATATATTGGCACGATAGTTGCTAATAAGAAATGATGTAAACATATTTTAGATGTTAATTCATTTTGCGGAAAAGAAAAAAATAGTATACTTTACATTTTGCAATGATATATGAATATAATCAATACATCTAAAGTATAAATAGTAATATGAGATTAGAGGTGTATATTTTGAAAAAAGATACAATATTTATTACAGGTTATGCTAAACTTCCAAACGGAATAACGATAACCGAGCTTTATAATGAAATGGTAATGGGAGTTGTTTTAAATAGACATTCAGGAGAAATAAAAGATGTTGAATGCTCGTTTATAACGAATACCGCAAAAAAATATACAAGGGAATTATTAATAGGCAGAAATTTGAATGATGCTAAGGAAATAATGAGGGATATAGAAGACAATTACTTTGGAATGGCTAAAAAATCTTTTATGGCGGTATTAATGAACTGTTATGAAAGATATAAAATGATAGGCAGAGAAAATAGAAAAACTAGGAAAGAATAATTTAATAAATTCGCCATTTTGTTATGGTATAAGGGAGTATACCTTTATGTAAAATTAACAAAAAAAACGGCATTAGTATATTGAAAAATATGCTAATGCCGTTTTTTTAAATATATTAATTATTTGTTTAAAGAGGGGATAGTATGATTACAGATAGAATAAGAGATAAAAAACTTTTGAAATATGTAGGTACGGCTAATGAAGCAGCACAGTTCATAAAAGATGGGATGACTGTAGGAACCAGTGGTTTTACATTTTCAGGATATCCTAAGGTAGTACCCATCGCACTGGCAAATAGAGTAAAGGAAGGTGCCCAAATTAAAATAAACTTATTTACAGGTGCTTCCGTAGGAGACGAGCTTGACGGAGAATTAGCTAGAGCTGGGGCAATTAATAGGAGGTTTCCATATCAAACTCATAAAGATATTAGAAATGCTGCCAATTCAGGTGAAATTAGTTATGTAGATGCTCATCTAAGTATGGCACCACAATTTGTGGATTATGGGTTTATGGGGAAAATAGATGTGGCAATAGTAGAGGCCGTTGGAATAACTGAAGAAGGTTATATTATACCGACCACATCTGTAGGTAATACAGCTACTTATGTTAGAAACGCAGATATTGTAATTGTAGAAATAAATGAAAGTCAGCCTATTTCACTTTTAGGAACGCATGATATATATATACCTGAA
The genomic region above belongs to Clostridium sp. AWRP and contains:
- a CDS encoding polysaccharide deacetylase family protein, producing MKKPVYSIIYGIFIYLFVIACITLICKWNCVKYNFAGERKNIVLAKDNAPTYSKEVFLTFDDGPSVNNTTKILNILQQNGVKATFFIVGEKAKENPSILKQISDSGMSIGVHTYSHNYKEMYSSLDAYLEDFQVCKNIIKNITGKDSIIFVRLPGGSDNLAASVSNLNIIKKTLKGNGMKYVDWNVVSGDADKRFVPKDIIKQNVIDGCKDKKIAVVLMHDSYYKTSTVEALPDIISYLKKEGFAFRTFDGITLEEEFRMRDKGIINR
- a CDS encoding DUF3870 domain-containing protein; the encoded protein is MKKDTIFITGYAKLPNGITITELYNEMVMGVVLNRHSGEIKDVECSFITNTAKKYTRELLIGRNLNDAKEIMRDIEDNYFGMAKKSFMAVLMNCYERYKMIGRENRKTRKE